The sequence below is a genomic window from Chryseobacterium foetidum.
CAGAAGAATTTTTACATCTTATCAATAAATCAAAAAGAGGAAAACTTAAGATTTATATCGGGATGAGCGCAGGCGTGGGCAAAACTTTCAGAATGCTGCAGGAAGCTCACGTACTTCTTCAAAACGGAATCGATTTAAAAATTGGTTACATAGAAACACACCAGAGAAAAGAAACCCATCGTTTGCTGGAAGGTTTACCTGTTATTCCAAGACGAAAATTATTTTACAAAGGAAAAGAACTGGAAGAGCTGGATGTTCCCGCCATTTTGATGCTCCGTCCTGAAATTGTGATTGTGGATGAACTGGCTCACACCAACATTGAAGGAAGCAAAAATAAAAAACGATGGCAGGATGTGATGGATATTTTAGACGCCGGGATCAATGTAATCAGCGCTGTAAACATCCAGCATATAGAAAGTTTGAACGAAGAAGTAAAGGCCGTGACCGGTGTGGAAGTAGCAGAGAGAATTCCGGATACGGTACTTGCCGCTGCTGATGAAGTTGTGAATATTGACCTTACCGCAGACGAACTGATTGCCAGATTAAAGGAAGGAAAAATTTACGACCAAAGCAAAATTCCTTCGGCACTGAATAATTTCTTTAAAAATGAAAATATTCTTCAGCTTCGTGAGCTGGCTTTAAAAGAGGTGGCTTCGCAGGTGACCAGAAAAGTTGAAACAGAAGTCATCACCGGAAAGACATTAAAGAAAGAAAGATTTCTGGCGTGCATCAGCTCCAATGAAAAAACAGCAAAAAATGTCATCCGGAAAACGGCAAGACTGGCAAATTATTACAACAGTCAGTGGTTTCTGCTGTATGTTCAGATTCCGAAAGAGTCGGCGGACAGGATTAATTTGAGCAAACAGAGACATTTAATTAATAATTTTAAACTGGCTACAGAACTCGGCGCAGAAATCATCAAGGTGGAAAGCAAAAACATAGCCCTATCAATAATGGAACAGTGTGATGAACGAAGCATCACAACGGTATGCATCGGAAAACCACATCTGGATATCTGGAGAATTATTTTGGCAACCGATACCTTTAATTCATTATTAAAAAGGCTGTCAAAACAGAATGTAGATTTAGTAATTTTGTCGTAATGAAAATAAAAACAAAACTGAATGCAGGCGTTGGTCTGCTGTTTTTTATGATAATTGTGCTGTCCACTTTGGGTGGGTGGTTTATTTATCAGCTGAAAAAAGATACGCAGAATATTCTTGTGGCCAATTACAACACGCTGCAATATTCCCGAAATATGCTTTTGTCGCTGGAAGAAATCGGGAAGGAGCCGTTTGCGCTGTCAGAATTTCAGAAAAATCTCAATCTTCAGCGGCAGAATATTACTGAAGATGGCGAGAAAGAAGCGACGCAAAATATTCATGAACATTTTTCAGAATTAAAAAATAATCAGGGCAATTTAAACTTACATTCAGCCATCCGGAAAGATATTGCCGAACTGATGCAGCTGAATATGAATGCCATCCAGATCAAAAGTGGCATTGCCAACACCACGGCACAAAATGCGATTGCAGTGATTTCCATCGTCGGAACTCTCTGTTTTTTGATTGCTTTTATTTTAATGGTGAATCTGCCTTCCAATATTTCCAATCCTATTCGGGAGCTGACTTCGAGTATTCATCAGATTGCCAACCAGAATTACAGAGAACGGGTTCATTTTGAAAGCAACAGTGAGTTTGGTGAATTGGCGAGATCTTTTAATACGATGGCAGAAAAACTTCAGGAATACTCTGAAAGCCGGATTGATAAAATTTTAAAAGGAAAAAAGCGCATTGAAACGCTGATTGACAATATGCATGACGCTGTAATCGGGATCGACGAGAGTAAGAAAGTTCTTTTTGTAAATGATGAAGCACTAAAAATTTCAGGTCTGAAAAAAGATAATTTTGTAGGAAAACTGATTCAGGATGTAGCGGTGAGCAATGATTTGATCAGAGATTTAATTAAAGAGATTATTGATGTCAATCATCCTAAAAATGAGTCTGAAACCTTAAAAATTTTTGTAGAAGGAAAAGAAAATTACTTTGAAAAGGAAATTTTAGACATCAATGTAATTCCCACAGGAGAACACGAAAGCCGTTTTATCGGTCAGGTGATTATGCTCAGAAACATTACGCCATTCAAAGAGCTGGATTTGGCTAAAACACAGTTCATCGGAACCGTTTCACATGAGTTTAAAACGCCTATTTCTTCGATTCAAATGGGTCTTCAGCTATTGGAAAATGAGAAAGTAGGAAAATTAAATACCGAACAGATGAAACTCCTGAAAGGTATTGATGAAGACACGGTAAGATTGCTGAAAATTACACGGGAATTACTGAATCTGGCGCAGCGCGAATCCGGAATGATGCAGCTCAACGTTTATCCGTTTTACGTGAGTACAGTTGTTCAGGAAGTGGTTAAGACCAATCAGTCTGCTGCTGCTGAAAAAAATATCCGTTTTAAAACTTACATTGATCCTCAGTTGGAAAAAATAAATGCGGACGAAGAAAAAATTGTCTGGGTGTTAAACAATTTTGTTTCCAATGGAATCCGTTATTCTCCTGAAAATTCTGAGATAGAAATTTCAATTGATAAGTCGGGAAACAATTCAGTTAAATTTTCAGTTGCAGATCAGGGTGCAGGAATTGAGCCCCAATATTTAAATCAGATATTTACCAGATATTTTCGCATTCCGGGAACCAAAGCTGAAGGCAACGGATTGGGATTAAGCATCTGCAAAGATTTTGTGGAAGCACACGGAGGAAGAATATCTGTAGAAAGTAAAACGGGACAGGGAAGTGTTTTCAGTTTTGTACTGTCTTCGTAATTTGAGATTATACCACATTTTTATATAATTTATTTATTTATAGGTGTTTAATAAAATGAATTTGAACTTTACGAGTGATTATAATTCTTCATAGAACTCAACTTCCACTATGCGTAAATCATTATTTTTGTCCTTCGATGAAATACTTTCCGCATCTTTTTGCTTTTTTCCTGTTACTTCCACAATGTCATTATAAGCATCTTTGGTCGTGGTTTGTCCTTCCAGCTGAATTTTCACAAATCTGCCCTTAACAGGTTTTATTGGAATGGAAATATATCCTAAACTTTTTTCTGTATTTCCGGAATACACTTCCTGATCATCTACTAGGATTTTTATGGGATAACTGCGAGATCTCCAGCCGGCTGGTTTTAATTCTACTTTATTAATTACGGCATCTTTTTCCAATTCATACGTAATCCAGCCTGTTGCTAAATTTCCATCATTTTTCCATTCAGATAACTCGTTGTCATCATAGCTAAATTTAACCTCATTTTGATTAACCGAAGAATATGCTCTCACAATTTTTACAGCTTTTCTCTTAACAGTAAACGAATTACCCTTCGGTGTTTGTCCTCTCTCAAGATTTGATGGTAAATGATGGCCTGAAATGTAATCTGAAACATCTTTGTTATCAACTGAAACCGTATTGAACTCAATTGATTTTGAAGCTAAACCTTCTGCTGAAGCAGTAAGCGTTATTTTTCCGCCTCTGTTGGTTGAGCGTAATAAAATTCTATTGACGCCACTTTCTACGGGTAAAACTTTAGATAAAATATAATTGTCTTTTCCCTGGGCTATTCCGCCACGCCATTCAGCAGGACCTTTTAGGTCGAAAGAAATTTCATTATTCGCCAACGGACAACGGTTTCCCTGAGCATCCACAACTTCAATCTCAACCAATGCTAAGTCTGCACCATCAGCCTTAAAACCATCTGGCGAATGCATTTCTTTTAAACGGATTGAAACGGGTTTTCCTGCAGTTTTAATTTCAGCTTTGCTTAAAAGTTTTCCTTCCGAATTATAACTCACAGCAGAAATTTCACCTTCTTCCCACTGAATATTTTTAAAACTAAAAAGGAAAGCACTGCTTCGTTCACCGAAACCTTTGGATTTACCATTAATAAATAATTCCACTTTTTCACCATTTGAAACCACAAAAACATCTTTTGTAATTTCTGGAGTGTAATTCCAATGTCCGATAATGTACGTTCGGTATTTTTCTATATCAACCCAGCCGTCCCACATCACCTGATGAGCAAAAAAGGCATCTTTCGGAATACGCATCGCATCTACTTCACCGCTTCTTCTATAATTTTCCGCCCCTCTGAAATGCGTGTTTGAATCTGAAAATATAATATTTACACCACCTGAACTGACCCGCGTTCCCGTTCCCGGTCGCACCCTGTAATAATCATACCAGGCATTGATATCAGCAATTGCAAATGAATCCTGATTTTGATTGTAAGCTTTCGTATCCGTTTTTTTTGAGACGGTATTGGTCACAGTGGATCGGTATTCATTGGATCCGTCTCCGTTTTTATGGAAAGGATAGGAATATTCATCCCAATATTTACGCAAAGCCTCATCTCTACAGTATTCTGTCGCCCACATAGGAATATTGGCACTTTTATTAATGTACAGCATTTCGCCTCCATATTCTGCTATTTTACTGTCCAGCATTTCCCTTGAACCTATGGCACGCCCTCCGTGAGGATCGTATTGATCACGGATTGCTTTCATTTCTGCCATGTGTTCCTCCGAAATCGATTCATTTCCGGATTCATAAAACAAAATACTCGGATTATTTCTGTTATAAATGATCGCATCCCTCATCAATTCTGCACGCTGTTCCCAACGTCGGCCAACAACATCTTTTTCTGCATCACCAGCCGGCATTGCCTGAATAAGACCGACACGGTCACAGCTTTCAACATCCTGTTTCCACGGAGTTACGTGCATCCATCTCACAAGATTGGCATTGCTGTCCACCATTAATTTATTTGAATAATCGCTCAACCATGCAGGAACACTCATTCCAACTGCAGGCCACTCGTTGCTGGTGCGTTGTGCATAACCTTTTAATTGAATGACACGGTCATTCAGCCAAACCATTCCTTCATCAAAACGGGTTTTTCTAAATCCGGTGCGTGTATTGACAACGTCCAAGGCTTTATCATCGACAAATAAAGTAGTTTTTACATGATAAAGATAGCCGTAACCCCAGCTCCAGAAATTTAAATTTTCAACCTGATTTTCTGCTGAAACTGTTGCCGTTTGTCCTGCGGGAATCAAAGTGTTTTTTCCGCTAAATGTTTTGACTGTTTTCCCATCAAGATCTTTGATTTCTACTTCGTATCTCACATTTTTATCGAAAGAATATTCGTTACGAACCTGCGATTCTGCGTGAATGAGAGCCGATTTTTTTGAAATATTAATCTGGTCAGCGTAGATATAAGTTCCAGTTGTACCTAAATTGCTGTAGAGTGGAAGCGTCTGATAAATTTTGTCTTTGATGTGCAGATAAACATTTTTCGGAATACCACCATAGTTGGCATTGAAGTTTTTATCATTCCATTGAAATTTTGATTGGGATGTGCTCTCTTTATAATCCCAGGAATTATCGATGCGTACTGCTATAAAGTTTTCTTTACCATTTTTGTTGAGGTAATCTGTAATGTCAAAACCAACTGCCATTACACCGTTTTCGTGCTTTCCAATTGACTTTCCGTTGACGAAAAATTCGCCTCCAAAGCGGATACCTTCAAATTCTAAAAACACTTTTTTACCGTTTGCCTTTTTTGGAAGACGAAAATGCTTACGATACCAGATAATCGAAGTGCTAAGGCTGTCAATAGGAACTCTGAAAGCTTCATCTTCATTAAAAGCTCTGGGTAACGTGATTTTCTTCCAATCAGAATCTTTAAAATTTTTCTTCGACCCCTCCGGAAAATCTCCAACAGCTAATAACCAGCCGTTGTTGAAATTGTATTTTTCCTGAGTTTTAGATTGTGAAAAAACATACAACTGACCACAGATGACTAAAAATAATAAGGTGAAAATATTTTTTAAGTATGCACTCATTTTATGGTGTATTTTTTTGTTCAGATGAACGTCTTGATTTTTTTTGAAGGTTGCTTATTGTTCATTTTATTTAGAGCTTCATCCACTAAACTACAGTTAATTAGATGCTCAACTGTCTTGTAGTGTAGGGCATCAATTCCTTTCTGAAAATTTATTATTGCAGTACATTCATTAATTTAAATATCTTTGAAATCATAACTTTTATCATTGGAGAAAAAAATTACCATCAAGCAGATTGCCACCGATCTTGATCTTTCGGTTTCTACAGTTTCCAAAGCTTTAAACGACAGCTATGAAATCAGCGAATCGACTAAAAGCAGGGTTTTGAGCTATGCTTCCGCAAATAATTATTCTCCCAATCAGGCTGCACAAAATTTAAAAACCGGACGAACAAATACAATCGGCATTGTGGTTTGTGCAATCAATAATGTAATTATTTCACAGATTTTAGACGGAATTTATTCTGCATCGGCAAAATCTGGCTTTGATGTTATCATTATGCAGAGTAATGAAAATATCGATGAAGAAAAACGCTGCCTTTTAGCCTTGCTCAATAAAGGTGTTGACGGCATTCTTTTGGCTCCCGTAAGCGAGAATTCTAATACTGATTTTCTCATAGAAATTAATAAAAATGTTTGTCCCATAGTTTTGTTTGACCGATTTAATCACCACATTGAAACCATTAAAGTCGGCAGTAATGAATATGAAGGAATTTTAAATGCTGTTACTCATCTTAAAGATATTGGCAGACAAAATATTCTCTTTATTACCGGAAACCAATTCGGAGAAGAAAATCTTCGCATCAAAATTTTTAAAGAAGTTCTTAAAGAAATCAATATCACTTTCAGAGAAGAATTGATGCTCCGTTGTGATCTCGCCAATCATCATATACTGGATCAACAAATTGCCACAAAAATTGAAGAACTTCAATTTTCCGGTCAACAACCTGACGCCATTTTCGGGGCTACCGATTTTATCACTATTCGTTCTCTTGGAATATTAAAAAAGTTAAACATCCGGGTTCCTGAAGATATCGCTGTGATAGGTTTTTCCAACTTTGATATGGTTTACTCTCTCAATCCGCCATTATCTGCCATCAGACAACCTGCGAAAGAAATTGGTCATATCGCATTTCTGAAATTAATTGAATTTTTAAATTGCGATATTTCACAGCGTTCAAAACTGATTCAAAACTATTATTTAGATACAAAAATTGATTTCAGAGAATCTACAGGCTTATAAACTTTTTAAAATCCCCAGTTCCAAACCTCTTAATTCGGCAAGTCCTCTTAATCTGCCGATTGCAGAATATCCGGGTAATGTTTTTTTATTTACATCATCCAGCATCTGATGCCCGTGATCCGGTCTGAACGGAATTGGTTTCTCTCTATTTTGATTTTCAATAACAATCGCTTTCATAATTTCATACATGTCAACGTCTCCATCGAGATGATCGGCTTCGTAGAAATTTCTGTTTTTATCTTTTTTTACATTTCGCAAATGAATAAAATTGGTTCTGTCTTTTACTTTATTAAAGATGTTTAAAATCTCTTCATGATTTCCCGCTCCCAAAGAACCTGTACAAAAACAGACTCCGTTGAAAGGTTGGTCAACTGCATTCAGGATAAATTCAAAATCTTTTTCATTACTTACAATTCTCGGCAAACCCAAAATAGGGAAGGGAGGATCGTCGGGATGAATGGTCATTTTGATATGGTTTTCTTCACAAACATCAGCGATTGATTTAAGAAAATACTTAAGATTCTCACGAAGTCCATCTTCACCTAATTTTTTATAAGTGTCAATACTTTCTTTAAGATTTTCCAATGAAATATTTTCCTCTCCCGGAATTCCCAAAAGGATATTTTCTGCAAGCGTTTTCTTATCATCTTCTGTAATATTCGCTATTTTAACTTCAACTTCATTTAAAATCGATTCTGAATAATCCTCAGCAACATTATTTCGTTTCAGAATATGAATGTCAAACAGTGCCAGATCAACCCAGTTGAAGGATAATGCTTTCGAACCGTCTTTCATTTCCAGATCCAGCTGCGTTCTCGTCCAGTCCAAAACAGGCATAAAATTATAGCAAACGGTAAAAATTCCGCAGTCACTCAAGTTTTTTAGAGTCTGTCTGTAATTTTTGATATAAATTTCGGCATTTTCTGAACCTGTTTTTATATCTTCATGTACTGGAACACTTTCTACAACAGACCATACCAATCCGGCATCAGAAATGATTTTTTTCCTTTTACTAATCTCGTCAACTGTCCAGATTTCCCCGTGTGGAATATGATGCAGAGCTGTTACAATGCCAGTCGCTCCCGCCTGTTTTGCATGCTGAAGTGACACAGGATCTTCAGGACCGTACCATCTCCAGGTTTGTTCTAAATTTTTCATTGATATTATTTTAAACTCCCGACCATGCACTGAAACCACCATCAACAACGATCGTTTCTCCATTTATAAATCCTGATGCATCACTTAACAAGTAAACCAATGCTCCCTGTAATTCCTCAGGATTTCCAAGTCTTGAAAACGGAGTATTATTGATGAATTTCTGTGTTCTTGGTGTATAATTATTTTCCGCATCCAGAAGCAATCTTTCATTTTGTTTGGTCAGAAAAACGCCTGGAGCAATTGCATTTACACGAATTTTATCACCATATCTTAAGGGAAGTTCGGTAGCCATCCACTTGGTGTAAGCTTCAATACCGCTTTTGGCAACTGCATATCCCATTACCTGCGTCAAGGTACGGTCAGCAGCAATCGAAGAAATATTGACGATGCTTCCGTATTTATTTTCTGACATTACTCTTCCAAAAATCTGCGTAGGAATCATCGTTCCATAAAGATTTAATTCAATGGCCTCTTTAGTATGCTCAAATTCTGCAGAAAACAAATCCTGATGAGGCTGAATGGTCGCCCCAGAAACATTACCTCCCGCAGCATTCACCAAACCGTCGATAGTTCCGAAGGTACTCAGGATTTGATCTTTGGCAGCCAGCATTTCTTCTTTTGAAAGAACATCTGCAATAATGACCAAAGCTTCAGAACCAAGTTTGTGAACCATGTTCTTTCTTTGTGCAGCGGCTTCTTCATTTCTTCCGATAATTACCACTTTTCCACCTGCTTCTGCAATCGCTTTTACAAATGATTCTCCCAAAATGCCAGTTGCTCCAGTAACGACTATAATTTTATTCTTTAAAGAAAATTTGTCTAATATGCTCATTCCAATGATATTATGATGTAATATTAGAGACAATTTTTTTCAATTTAAAATTTTTAATGTATATCCGTTTTTAATCATACCGCTGTAATATTAGCAATAATGAGCCTTTCGAAGAGTTGGTCGCCGAAATATCTCCGATTTAGTTTGTAGATAAATTCATTTAAATACAGTTGAAGGTATTTTCTTTTGATTTTATGATAATTTCCCAATAAATTCCGTTTTGCATTACTAATGGTAATATGAACCCATTTTAAGGTTTCATTTGTGGTTTCTTTATCCGATTTCTCTGTGATATGAAGCTCTACAAAATCAGAGATATCAACGTACGAGGTACTTTTATCAGTGAAAACAATACTTTGATTATCGATCGATTCCTTAATGGTTTCGTTGATTTCAAGGGAAAGATGCGTTTCTAAAACTTTAGCTTTAAAGTATCTGCAGGATTTTGATTTTTCACCAGTCTCTATATTTTCCAAAGGCGTAGATTCGGCCATTACAGCAACATTTTGTTTGCCCGCTGCACCTCTGCCGCGGACTCCTTTTTCCTGCTCAATCTCACTGGATTCTACTGTAAAATAGCCTTCATCAAATTCAATCATTCCTTCTAAAGTATATTTTTCGTCCCGTGTTCCCATTGCTTTTCTTAGCTTATGAACCATTGCCCAAACAGGCTCATAGCGTTTCAATCCCAATTGCTTCTGAATTTCTTTAGACGAAAATCCTTTTTTTGTAACGCTCATTAAGAACATTGTCTTATACCAAATTAAAAATGAAAGATTAGAGTTCTGCATAATGGTGCCGCTTTTCAAAGAAGTCCTTTTACGGCATTTTTTGCATTCGTAGCTCCAAATGCTCTTAATCCAGAAATGTTCTTTATGACCACATTTGCATGCCACGCCAATCTTATCTCTCTGTTTCTTAAAATGAATTCTGCAATCTTCCTCTGTCCCAAAATGAGCGGTAAAGCTAAATATATCCATCTAATTATTTAAATTACAGATAAATATACGAAATTATTACGAATTACGGATATACATTAAATTTTTTTATAAAAATCTACTACAACGTTTTCGTTTAGAACATTTTGTTGGTTTAAGTATAGAATTGTACATCTGATTTAAAATAAAAATTTTTAAACAAAAAAATGGCGCTAACTGTTTTCACTTGGCGCCATTAGGCTCTTTTTGACAAAGACAGGACTTTATTCAAACCATTTTTTGGAAGATGTTAATAATATTTTAAAGTGTCAGGCTTCTGAAATAATTCGCATTATACTTAGTACTTTCATCTTTTCCAATTAAAAAAGTGAATCCATTCAGACTCACTTTTCGTTATTTATTTAAACTAATCCTCAATAAACTCCAAAAGATCTTTATTGATTGTCTCGTGTTCTGTAGTCGGCATTCCGTGAGGGAAACCAGGATATGTAATCATTTGACCGTTTTTCAACAATTTGATTGATTTCAACGCTGCGTTTGCAATTGGTACGATTTGATCATCTTCGCCATGAAGCACCAAAACCGGAATTTCTACCGCCTTCAAGTCTTCTGTTAAATCAGTCTCAGAAAATGCTTTGATACCGTCGTAATGCGCTACAATTCCACCCATCATTCCTTGTCTCCACCAGTTTCTCTGTACACCTTCTTTAATCACTGCGCCTTCTCTGTTGTAGCCGTAGAAAGGGAAAGTTAAATCAATATAAAACTGATTTCTGTTGTTCAAAGTCTGCTCTCTGATGCCATCAAAAACTGACATCGGAACGCCATCCGGATTCGTCTCACTTTGCACCATCACTGGCGGAATAGCGCTGATCAACACTGCTTTTTTCGCTCTTCCGTTAGCATATTTGTTCAGATAACGGATGACTTCGCCACCACCGGTTGAGTGACCGATGTGAACAACGTCTTTCAAATCTAAGAATTCAACCAATTCAGCCGCATCAGAAGCGTATTGCTCGATGGTATGGTTGTAAATATTCTGGCTGGAACGGCCGTGACCTCTTCTGTCGTGCGTCACCACTCTGTAACCTCTTTGTAAGAAGAAAATAACCTGTGCATCCCAATCGTCAGATGATAAAGGCCATCCATGATGAAACATCAAAACTGGTCCTTCTCCTTGATCTTTGTAAAAAATCTCTGTTCCGTCTTTTAATTTTAGTGTGCTCATTGTTTTAATTTTTTAAATGTTGTGATTGATTAATTTTAATATTTCGTTGTCTTAATTCTTTAGCAAATGTAGGATGGTTCAATTCGTTTCTCGTTAATCTAGTTTAATATCGTACATTTTTGAAAAATAATTTTTATTTGGGCAGCTATTTCCGCCTTCCACTCCCGCTATTTTTTCCCAAGCTAAATCCCCTGCAAAAAATGAGCTCCGTTCAAGTCGGGCTGCAGATTCAGTGTAAAACAAGGTTCAACCTCAAAAGAAAACTTATGTGTTCTTATATACGCTATAAAAGAAACTTAAAAATAATTGAGTGTCAAAAATCTTTTGTGCCTTTTGTGGTTTCAATTCCCAGTATTCTCCCTCAAAAGCTCAAACAAATCTTTTGCGCCACCATCAAATTTTTTCCCATTCACGAAGAAAGTAGGTGTTCCATTCACGCCGCTCATAATTCCACTTTCAAAATCTGAATCCACTTTTTCTGCCAATTCAGTACTTTCCAAATCCTTTTCAAATTGAGGAATATTCAGTTTTAATTGTTCCGCCAGCTTCATCAGTAAGTTATCATTCAAATCTCTCTGGTTTTCGTAAATCGCATCGTGCATTTCCCAGAATTTACCCTGAAGATGGGCTGACTCTGCTGCGATGGCCGCCGGTCTTGCATATTGATGCATTTCAGACAATGGAAAGTTTCTGAAAACAAATTTAATTTGACTTCCAAATTCTTTCATCAATTCCTTCAGAACCGGATAAGCAGCGCCACAATAAGGACATTGGTAATCTCCGTATTCTACAATCACAAGGTCGGCTTCTAGGTTGCCCTGTGCGTGGTCAGTATTGCTGACGTTTGGTTTTAGTGACATAATTTTATTTTGTGTTAAGGGTTTCTAAAGCGTCTAAAATTCCGTCTGCGCCAGGATTGATGGCCGTTGGCGACAGATAACTCCATTCGATGATGCCATCTTTATTGATGACGAAAAGTGCGCGTTTGCATTCGCCTTCTTCATCGTCATAAACGCCGTATTTTTTGGTAATTTCTCCTTTAGCTTCAAAATCTGCCAGCAAAGGAAAATGTAAATTCCTTGATTGTGAAAAAGCCAGATGACACCATTTGCTGTCGACAGAAATTCCGAAAATCTCTGCATCGTACTTCTTGAAAAACTTCAACGTCTCATTGTACAAAGCCATTTGGTCGCTGCAAACCGGACTCCAGTCTGCGGGATAAAAAGCGAGAATGACATTCTTCCCTTTTAATTCTGAAAGTGTAATTTTTTGGTCGGGCGTTGCGTACAAAGTAAAATCTGGA
It includes:
- a CDS encoding IS1595 family transposase, whose translation is MDIFSFTAHFGTEEDCRIHFKKQRDKIGVACKCGHKEHFWIKSIWSYECKKCRKRTSLKSGTIMQNSNLSFLIWYKTMFLMSVTKKGFSSKEIQKQLGLKRYEPVWAMVHKLRKAMGTRDEKYTLEGMIEFDEGYFTVESSEIEQEKGVRGRGAAGKQNVAVMAESTPLENIETGEKSKSCRYFKAKVLETHLSLEINETIKESIDNQSIVFTDKSTSYVDISDFVELHITEKSDKETTNETLKWVHITISNAKRNLLGNYHKIKRKYLQLYLNEFIYKLNRRYFGDQLFERLIIANITAV
- a CDS encoding alpha/beta fold hydrolase, with amino-acid sequence MSTLKLKDGTEIFYKDQGEGPVLMFHHGWPLSSDDWDAQVIFFLQRGYRVVTHDRRGHGRSSQNIYNHTIEQYASDAAELVEFLDLKDVVHIGHSTGGGEVIRYLNKYANGRAKKAVLISAIPPVMVQSETNPDGVPMSVFDGIREQTLNNRNQFYIDLTFPFYGYNREGAVIKEGVQRNWWRQGMMGGIVAHYDGIKAFSETDLTEDLKAVEIPVLVLHGEDDQIVPIANAALKSIKLLKNGQMITYPGFPHGMPTTEHETINKDLLEFIED
- a CDS encoding DsbA family protein, encoding MSLKPNVSNTDHAQGNLEADLVIVEYGDYQCPYCGAAYPVLKELMKEFGSQIKFVFRNFPLSEMHQYARPAAIAAESAHLQGKFWEMHDAIYENQRDLNDNLLMKLAEQLKLNIPQFEKDLESTELAEKVDSDFESGIMSGVNGTPTFFVNGKKFDGGAKDLFELLRENTGN
- a CDS encoding redoxin domain-containing protein, translated to MLQKNDVAPDFTLYATPDQKITLSELKGKNVILAFYPADWSPVCSDQMALYNETLKFFKKYDAEIFGISVDSKWCHLAFSQSRNLHFPLLADFEAKGEITKKYGVYDDEEGECKRALFVINKDGIIEWSYLSPTAINPGADGILDALETLNTK